ATTTCTTTCACCCCACACTTGCAGTTGCTTCCTggacctgcagcagctccagcatccCGTGCCGAGCTGGGCTAGCTGGGTGCACTGTGGAAGAGCCCTGCCTCTTTGGCCGTCACTCCCCAGGGAGCTGGCCCAGTAGCGGGCAAGTGGTCCAGAGGAAAATGTCAGACCGCATGCCTCCTGCCTGTCCCAAGGCACTTGCATGGCCTAGACATGCCAGGGGACCATGTCCCACAGGGTGACAGCAGGCTAGGACTCCCCCTGGGGTCTGCCCTCAGGTCTGCCCCTTGGCTGTTGAGCACTGGTGAGAAGGCTCTGCCCTCGGGCTCCTGGCAATTTTGCTCAGTAAAACCCACCTGAGCAGGGCTGAGTTTGTGCCTGGAGCAAGGCTGGTGGGCCCTGAGAGAGGCGATGTGGCCAAGTGGGACGCTGCCTGCAAGAGACCCCCATACCACTGTTCCTTGCTGCAGGGCCCCATGACAATCAGCTCTATGGAGGAGGGAAAAGCAGGCAAAATCCGTCTCCCTCGGGAGGTATTCcagtccctgagcagccaggcagcacaTGTGGTGGTGACAGTCCTCAACATCAAGCAACTTGGCATGTTTGAGGTATGAGCTATCAATCATTCCCAGCCCATGCCAGCCACCAGcatgtgctgctggcagcaccgtGAGGCTGTGAGGAACCGTGCTGCCAGCTCAGCTCAGCCAGCGCTGCCCCAAACAGGAGGACAACCAGATGGGGCAGGTCTTGGATGACACTGTGGTGGGCATCATGGTGGAGGATTTGGACATCTCTGGGCTGCAGGACCCTGTGCATTTCACCTTtgcccaccagcagctgccccctgtAAGTTGGATgtgccctccctctccctgtctGTCCACTGAGGCACAGGCTCACACCACTCTCCTCTTTGCAGAATGTCACCCCACTGTGCGTCTTCTGGGAGCCCAACAAAGGTATTGGCGTTGGTGGGGACAGGAGTGGGGCTCTGGTGCAGTGGGGTGGAAGAAAGTTGGTGGGAGGTGGCACTGGGTacccctgcagagctgccaaaaGCCTCTGGCCAGGGCGTGAAGGGTCCACTACTGTGCCATGGTCCCCACTGCCATGTAGAGTCAGCTGGGGATGCTGAGGGCTTTGTCCATGCTGGGAATGCTCTGACGCTGGGACATGGCCCTAGTATTCTGCTTCCTGCTGGGCAGGGGTGCCACAGCGCTATCGCAGCCAATCCATGGGCACGCTGTGTGCCACACTCTTAGCCTCTGTCCTGCTACCTCCTTCCCACCAAGAAGCATTGCAGCTCCCCCACCTGTGCTTGAGGGTCTCTGTGAGGTGGGATGGAGGGCTTGGCTGGAAGATGCTTTGCCTGGTGCTCACTGCTGTTGCGCTGTGCTGGTtgcagggcaggcaggtggCTGGAGCACCAGAGGATGTGTCACACTGCCTGGGGACAAGGAGACAGTCTGTTCCTGCAACCATCTCACCTTCTTCACCCTCCTCCTGGTGACAACCCCATTCCCTACAGCTCCTGCTTTTACCCTGGCTATGCTGCCAGCCCATCCCTCAGCTACTTGGTCCCTCAAGTGTCACCACTAGCTGCACAGAGCCAGTCGTTTCTGCTCCCAGGCAAGCCCAGGCCTTTCTTAAAAACAACCTTCGGCCCCAGCTTCATGCCCTTCCCCTTCCGGCAGGAGCATATCAGTAGGGGATGTAAAGGGTGGAAGCGGACTGACTCTGGAAGCACTGAGACTCAGGGTCCCTTCCCTCATCTTGTGCTCACACCTCGAGAGAGGTTGCATCTCCTCAGATCTacccccacctcccctctccctggAGATCTGAGGGAAAGACCTGAGGGTTCTGGGCTTGTGAGGTCCTGCAGCACCTCACCAGGAGTtctcctcctgtgctgcaggacCCCACTCAGCCCTGTGGTTCTTGCAGCTGTAGCTAGGTTTTCTAGGCTGGTTTGGACCCATCTGACCCAGGGTGCACGTGTTTGGCAGAACCCGGCTCTGAACACGTCCATGGCACAGACGTTGGTGGCTGTGGCCAATACTGGCTGTGGGGTGGCTGTGGCTTTCTCCATCTTCACCATTGCCTTCTATATTTTCTTAAGGTAGGGTGTGCCAGTGGCTCCATGTACCCCGGCTGggtttgggggtgggagggacATGGGCAGTCCCAGGCCTGGTGTATCTCCATGAACCCTCTGGGGTAAGGGGTGACCCCCAGGTGGGGGGCCAGTGCCAGGGGATGCTCCTCTCCCCTGACACTGGCAGTGCCTGCTGTGACCCTCCCCATTGTGTGTGGGCCCCCTCTGCCCCACTCAGCTGTGCCCCTGGCcttttctgctccctgccaggTGCAGCTACCAGCAATTCAGGTCTGAGGAGACCCTCCGCACCAACCTGGGGCTTCACATGAACCTGGtcagcagcctgctcctgctcaACCTGGCTTTCCTGCTCAACAGTGGGGTCTCCAGCAGGGCCATGCCGGGGCTGTGCAGTGCCCTGGGGGGGCTCACTCACTACtgccttctctgctgcttcacCTGGACTGCACTGGAAGGCTCTCATCTCTACCTTCTCTTCATCAAGGTCCTTGGCACCTACATACACCACTACCTGGCAAAGCTGTGCCTCATCGGATGGGGTGAGCACTGGTTGCTGGGCCACCCCAGAGGGCAAGGGGGTCAGTGGGTTACAGCCAGAGGGGACAGGGCTTTGCACTGACAGAGAGAATAAGCTCCCATCCAGGCTCAGCATAGTGAGTGGCGTTGCCCACGGGATTCAGGGCAGCTCTTACAGGCACCATCTCCTGATGACCCCATGATATTCTGGGGTCTTCCTTCCCACCCCTGTTGGAAACCTGCTCTTCCCAGCTCAGGCACTGTAAGTGGCACCAAAGTGGGTGACCCCATGGAGAGTTTAGGGAACACCTCAAGCCCTACCACTCCCTGATGTCGCTCCTCACCCTATCATGTCCCAGCAGCATCCCTTGTGCCTACAGCACTTGGGTGAACTCAGCTTTTCCCTACATTCCTGGAGGCCAGCACATGTGTGGATAGGATGGACAGGTAGAGACCCTGAGCTGGCTGCCTCACCTCCCCCTTGCCTCCCTGGCCTACCCCACAATGGTCTCCTTTGTTCTTCAGGCTTCCCTGCTCTGGTGGTGGTTGTGGCAGGAGCCATGGGCAGCTATGGAGAATACAGCATTCGGACGACGGACCAGCAGACTGTAGTCCACCTGTGCGTGGCATGGTCGCACACCACCGCCCACAGGGGTTGGGTGGCCCTTTGGCACAGGAAACAGTGACCTTGTCCTGCTGGGAGTGCAGCTGTGTGGTTTTTGTGTCCATCCTGTTCAGCTTTGCACAATGCTTCCTCTTTCCTAATCTTGATTGAAACTGAGCCGTGGTAACCATCGTGCAACAGCACTCCGGCCACAGGCACCCAGTACTGGGAATGCACAGCCACAGATAGAACCTTAGGttgggcaggagcagctgggcagTCTCACCAAGCCTGCTTAGTCATGCCCACAGGCCTCCATGACATGAAGGATGTCCCGGGTCCACCTGGAGTTTCCCTGGGCTTCGtctccctctgccctgctgtcCCCCATGCTTCATCCTGGCCTTGGAAAGAATCACACTAGCATGAGGGCATCTCCAAACACATCCTCCAGAGGAGACCATGGGGGGCTTTTGGGGGTGCTGCCATGGAGGTGGGGGTAGCAGGTCTGCTGGAGACATTGCAGTTGTCTCATTTCAGGTGCTGGATCAATTCCGAACACCTCCTTGTCCACTACATCACGAACTGTGGCTATTTCAGCCTTGTCTTCCTCTTCAACACAGCCATCTTTGGGGTGGTGGCCTGGAAGAACTGCCACCTGTGGAGCACTGGAATGGTGCAGGGGCACTGCAAAGCCTGGAGAGTGGCCCTGGCGGCTGTGGGGCTTTTCTGCCTGCTGGGAGCCACCTGGGCGCTGGCATTCCTCAGCTATGGCAGCTCCTCAGTACCTATGCTCTACCTCTCTGCCATCCTGAACTCCCTTCAAGGTCAGAGACAGCTTGAAACTTGAGCGTGCTggctcccagggctgggctgggaagaCATGGGAGGCAAGAGGAAGCTTGGCAGTAGTTGACCAGGGGTCCCAAGGCACCGACACTGTCTGGCACCATTGTGCCCTTCCCTTTAGCAGGGAGCAAAGTGACCCCACCAAACAACGGGTCCCAGCCACCAATGCTGTGCCATGCAGAGGTTGGAGAAGCACCCAGAGGAGCCCCTCTCGCTGCCACTGCTGAGTGTCCTTCCTCTCCCCGCAGGcctcttcatcttcatctgGCTGGTCGTCCTCTACTACCCAAAGATGGAGGAGACCACCAACTCCCTCTCCCACATCATGAGGAACGACAGAACCGTGGCTGGGTCACAGGGATAGCTGCTGGCTGGACTTCCTGCCAGTGAGCACACTTGCTGCCCGCGAGCTTTCAGCCTGAAGGACACAGCTTTCTGTGGAGGACAAGCACCCCAGCTGACCAGTGTGGTCCTGGCCCTCACCCATACCTCAGTTTATCCTTCGTTGGGTTTGATCCACCCTAGCAGGACTTTTTGCTTTGGCTGTCCTTTTGCTCCTAGGGGCCTGCCTTGGGCAGCACACAGCACCTTGGTGCAAGGAATCCCGACACTGCCCTTCTGTCAAAGTCCCTGCAGGCTTCATGGCCTCAGAAGTGCTCTGATCTTGTTCCCCAGGGACTCTTGCTGTGGCCCATGAGCTGGCTACCTTCATCCTGGATGGGGCCATGCTGATCTTTGCCCATAATTCCCAGCAGGAGATGGACTTGGGCACTGGACCAGGCCAGGGGTGAGTTTTCCTGCTGTACCCAGACTCTGCAGACCCCATGAGGGTCAGGTCTGGGAATTAGCAAAAGAGGTTTATCCACCAGGCATCTTTACAATACGGCCTCTCCAAATGAACCTGGTAGAATTCTTCAGGCAGTGGATCTGCTGCGCTTGTCTCCTGCAGAACACTGCAGCTAGTAGCGACTTCCATGAGGACACCACACTTCAGCCCATTGGGCACTAGGGTGCTGCATTCCCCATACCCTCAGCCAGCTGTGGCTGCTCCCAAGCTGCACTGTCCCCTCCATGCTGTATTACATCTCTGTGTGCAAGTAAACACCTATCATCTCAGAGAAAACAGTTATCTTGTCCAATCCACGTCTGTTTTAGCATTAAAACTTTGCTAGCTGTCTAAGCACTATGGATTTAGTCATTGATGTTTACAAGTCaacaatatttattattgtCTTCATTTTAGGGATGTATAAGTGACCTAAAATCTTTCTAGCAATTTGCAGCCATTCAGGAGGAAGAGAGATCtgtatatgcacatacacatgcatgcatgcacaga
This genomic stretch from Cygnus olor isolate bCygOlo1 chromosome 12, bCygOlo1.pri.v2, whole genome shotgun sequence harbors:
- the ADGRG3 gene encoding adhesion G protein-coupled receptor G3 isoform X2, with product MKHMLLDTVLLFLLLSDAAGGQDSCDALQRGDRIEECCNITVEPEERNEAPGLPLDLPRHCAELRRSTRPACRCLQARWLRLVQMAGPALSGTDRLQALHLNVSRGLARDLLLSFSPAQGPMTISSMEEGKAGKIRLPREVFQSLSSQAAHVVVTVLNIKQLGMFEEDNQMGQVLDDTVVGIMVEDLDISGLQDPVHFTFAHQQLPPNVTPLCVFWEPNKGQAGGWSTRGCVTLPGDKETVCSCNHLTFFTLLLNPALNTSMAQTLVAVANTGCGVAVAFSIFTIAFYIFLRCSYQQFRSEETLRTNLGLHMNLVSSLLLLNLAFLLNSGVSSRAMPGLCSALGGLTHYCLLCCFTWTALEGSHLYLLFIKVLGTYIHHYLAKLCLIGWGFPALVVVVAGAMGSYGEYSIRTTDQQTVVHLCWINSEHLLVHYITNCGYFSLVFLFNTAIFGVVAWKNCHLWSTGMVQGHCKAWRVALAAVGLFCLLGATWALAFLSYGSSSVPMLYLSAILNSLQGLFIFIWLVVLYYPKMEETTNSLSHIMRNDRTVAGSQG
- the ADGRG3 gene encoding adhesion G protein-coupled receptor G3 isoform X1, whose translation is MKHMLLDTVLLFLLLSDAAGGQDSCDALQRGDRIEECCNITVEPEERNEAPGLPLDLPRHCAELRRSTRPACRCLQARWLRLVQMAGPALSGTDRLQALHLNVSRGLARDLLLSFSPAQGPMTISSMEEGKAGKIRLPREVFQSLSSQAAHVVVTVLNIKQLGMFEEDNQMGQVLDDTVVGIMVEDLDISGLQDPVHFTFAHQQLPPVSWMCPPSPCLSTEAQAHTTLLFAECHPTVRLLGAQQRAGRWLEHQRMCHTAWGQGDSLFLQPSHLLHPPPGDNPIPYSSCFYPGYAASPSLSYLVPQVSPLAAQSQSFLLPGKPRPFLKTTFGPSFMPFPFRQEHISRGCKGWKRTDSGSTETQGPFPHLVLTPRERLHLLRSTPTSPLPGDLRERPEGSGLVRSCSTSPGVLLLCCRTPLSPVVLAAVARFSRLVWTHLTQGARVWQNPALNTSMAQTLVAVANTGCGVAVAFSIFTIAFYIFLRCSYQQFRSEETLRTNLGLHMNLVSSLLLLNLAFLLNSGVSSRAMPGLCSALGGLTHYCLLCCFTWTALEGSHLYLLFIKVLGTYIHHYLAKLCLIGWGFPALVVVVAGAMGSYGEYSIRTTDQQTVVHLCWINSEHLLVHYITNCGYFSLVFLFNTAIFGVVAWKNCHLWSTGMVQGHCKAWRVALAAVGLFCLLGATWALAFLSYGSSSVPMLYLSAILNSLQGLFIFIWLVVLYYPKMEETTNSLSHIMRNDRTVAGSQG